TGGGCCGGTTTCTCCCGATGCTAAAGGTTGACGTTTGTTTTCTCCGTTTGCCGCCTGGCATCTCTATTGTGGGATAAGCTGTCAACCGTATATCCATATGGTCACAGCAATTCACGTTCCGTGTTAACAATATCATAAATAATTATAAAAATAAAACATTAATGACTATAGGAAGTTACACACACGAGAATATTTTGTTTTTATCCTTACTTGTCTGCCCTTGACGGCTTGTTGCCCAAACATACATACAACCAATAAGATTGGAATATGAGCAGGAAGAACTTTGCAGCTCCTTCGTCGCTGGAACCCGTTTCGCGAGTCGCGCCTTCGAGCATTTTTGGGGCCACCCGCAAAAGTTCATGCGGGTGGGGGAGTGTAAGGTTCAATTGCGAACACGGTGAGCAACAACAGTGTTCCTGCGAATACCATATTTGGGCAACAGGCCGTTGACATTCGACAAGTGCCATTCCCCCCCAAGCACCTTTGTTATTCCAGCATTCTCGGGTACTATCCTACAATTCATCCGGCTCACAGCTTTCTGCAATTTCATCAATAAACTCCGGTTTTATAAACTTCATTCTGTTCCCTATTGCCTCTATCTCTTTTTTTAACTGCACATAGGAAATGAATTTGCATATCTTAGGCAATGGCGGTTTGAGCCGCGCAAATGTGGGCCGGTTGATTTCGGTAAATACCTTTTCTCGGCGGTCATCAGGGGCCACGAGATACAGATTCAATTTTATATTTGGCTGCATACTCACAAGATCGGACATGCGTAATAAGCCGGAATATATCGATGAAGTATGCTCTACTTCAAAGGCCGCTAATATAGCATCGCCTTGCAACCATAAGACGTCGATCAACTCAATAGTTCTATTCGTGGCATCATCGAATTGCCGAGGTAATTCCTTTCTGAGGGATGGTATTTTCTGAAATGATTTCCCTTCATATTCACGGTTCCGGTCATTCCGGGCAACCCATACGTCGAGTCCCAGATCAGAGCCAAGTTTCAGCAGCAGCCACTGAATCTCTTCATGGGACGCACCGTCTTTCTTCTTGTCTTTTGGTTGGGCCGTGTCATCAATTGTTTCTTCGGGAACTGTCACAACGCCGACCTTTTTTGATTCAAATGTTCTCGGTTGTCGCCAATATTTCTTCTCGTCATATTCCCGCACAACAGAGCTTAACACCGATTTTTTTATGGCTTCAATGGTAGCCTCACCGTCCTTTGGGTCGAACAATGCCGGTGATCCCCTAAAAAAACCTGTCCAAGCGTGTTCTGATTTCAGGTCTTTAAATATTGAGAGTCCTTTGCTCAAATCAAGCACGGGAATCGCGGTCTTAGGCTCAAGCCGATAAATCAAAT
This portion of the Pseudomonadota bacterium genome encodes:
- a CDS encoding EVE domain-containing protein — encoded protein: MNRNYWLDLFTGKTWEEFLKHGANVSGFRERRRKMCEKVKPGDYFICYLTGLSRFVGILEVKSKMFIDHSKIWEGEDFPCRFKVDLIYRLEPKTAIPVLDLSKGLSIFKDLKSEHAWTGFFRGSPALFDPKDGEATIEAIKKSVLSSVVREYDEKKYWRQPRTFESKKVGVVTVPEETIDDTAQPKDKKKDGASHEEIQWLLLKLGSDLGLDVWVARNDRNREYEGKSFQKIPSLRKELPRQFDDATNRTIELIDVLWLQGDAILAAFEVEHTSSIYSGLLRMSDLVSMQPNIKLNLYLVAPDDRREKVFTEINRPTFARLKPPLPKICKFISYVQLKKEIEAIGNRMKFIKPEFIDEIAESCEPDEL